Proteins encoded together in one Penaeus vannamei isolate JL-2024 chromosome 11, ASM4276789v1, whole genome shotgun sequence window:
- the LOC113805418 gene encoding lysozyme-like codes for MRTLLCLFLATAAYHASAELTDECLACMCYVSSSGCVMPENVCQNNGWGEVCGPWSITKPYWTDAYKPGGDYYTCVASWDCNEATVRAYLKRYVSNPYATCETYARTHVGGPWGIDQDYATDYWHQVKDCLDYGLFTLPPDDE; via the exons ATGCGCACCCTACTCTGCCTTTTCTTAGCCACTGCGGCCTACCATGCGAGCGCAGAACTGACGGATGAATGTCTCGCCTGCATGTGTTAT GTATCAAGTTCTGGCTGTGTGATGCCGGAGAATGTGTGTCAGAACAACGGCTGGGGCGAGGTGTGCGGCCCGTGGTCCATCACCAAACCTTACTGGACCGATGCCTACAAGCCAGGAGGAG ACTATTACACATGCGTGGCGTCTTGGGACTGTAACGAAGCAACTGTTCGAGCTTACCTAAAGAGGTACGTGTCGAACCCTTACGCTACGTGTGAGACCTACGCACGCACTCATGTCGGTGGGCCATGGGGCATCGATCAGGACTACGCCACGGACTACTGGCATCAGGTGAAGGACTGCCTCGACTATGGCCTCTTCACACTTCCTCCTGATGATGAATGA